The proteins below come from a single Leptospiraceae bacterium genomic window:
- the tgt gene encoding tRNA guanosine(34) transglycosylase Tgt produces MSRLNFKLEAEANGSKARAGRFTTLHGEVLTPIFMPVGTQATVKSQNVDTLKKMGSRVLLANTYHLLLRPGVEVFRKFGGIHKFMNWDLPVLTDSGGFQIFSLPNSRNLTEEGAVFRSYVDGRNILLSPELSIETQKAINSDIMMVLDQCVPSTVEYALAKSAMELTYRWAKRSLAARGDSLQSLFGIVQGACFKDLRKQSADALTDLPFDGFAIGGLAVGETKDERNDFCELSASLLPKHLPRYLMGVGTPIDLLEAVHRGVDMFDCILPVEQAQRGVAFTSIGKLQMRRGIYKLDDTALDPNCQCPCCSSYSRSYLHHLTKSNEILGWQLMAIHNLGFYHRLMADMRNAILNDTFASFYKTKKEELVQRDGVHPSLLNHLSQRGARILKISRAEKRKRLGDYEIIESENGYWSVRQKSSGEVMHSVSNPTEEANELYIKQSNLSERLTSISQSNEIETNIETLEPLVIWDVGLGAATNAMAAIVCHDSVSNPKPMQIISFESDLDPLKLAIKNAGRFPHLYHKAPRKLLERGIWTSETGLVFWKLVFGDFVSSFYSEKIPDIIFYDPFSFKTDSALWKADFFEKLFNYLKTSEKIVRLYTYSASTAVRSALLYSGFWVGKGLGIGPKIDTTIAYSKKPDTEFEQKNLLSADWLSRRVRSYARYPQELSENGRLEWERKILDHLQFM; encoded by the coding sequence ATGTCCAGATTAAATTTTAAACTAGAAGCAGAGGCAAATGGAAGTAAGGCGCGTGCTGGACGATTTACTACTTTACATGGAGAGGTTCTGACTCCTATATTTATGCCCGTCGGAACACAAGCGACTGTCAAATCACAAAATGTAGATACTCTTAAAAAAATGGGCTCCCGTGTTCTACTGGCTAATACCTATCATCTGCTCCTTCGACCCGGTGTCGAAGTGTTTCGTAAATTTGGTGGAATTCATAAGTTTATGAATTGGGATTTACCTGTGCTCACTGATTCCGGTGGATTTCAAATCTTTAGCCTGCCAAACTCACGTAATCTCACAGAGGAAGGTGCAGTATTTAGAAGTTATGTGGATGGGCGTAATATTCTTTTGTCCCCCGAATTAAGTATTGAAACGCAAAAGGCAATAAATTCTGATATTATGATGGTGCTTGATCAGTGCGTGCCGTCTACTGTAGAGTATGCGCTTGCAAAGTCTGCTATGGAACTTACATATCGATGGGCAAAACGAAGTTTAGCCGCAAGAGGAGATTCTTTACAATCTCTATTTGGAATTGTACAGGGTGCTTGTTTTAAGGATTTACGCAAACAGAGTGCGGATGCTTTGACTGATTTGCCATTTGATGGATTTGCAATTGGTGGACTTGCTGTTGGTGAGACCAAAGACGAAAGAAATGATTTCTGCGAATTATCCGCTTCTCTTCTGCCGAAACATTTGCCGCGATATTTAATGGGTGTAGGAACTCCCATTGATTTACTGGAAGCAGTTCATCGCGGGGTAGATATGTTTGACTGTATCCTACCGGTCGAGCAAGCGCAGAGAGGAGTTGCGTTTACTAGTATTGGCAAATTACAAATGCGCAGAGGTATATACAAGTTAGACGATACTGCTCTTGATCCGAATTGTCAATGCCCTTGTTGCTCTAGTTATTCTCGTTCTTACTTGCATCATTTAACGAAGTCGAATGAAATTCTAGGTTGGCAGCTTATGGCGATTCACAACTTAGGATTTTATCATCGGTTAATGGCTGATATGCGAAATGCTATTTTGAATGATACGTTTGCCTCTTTTTATAAAACCAAGAAAGAAGAATTAGTACAAAGGGATGGAGTTCATCCTTCTTTACTAAACCACCTTTCGCAAAGGGGGGCAAGGATTTTAAAAATTTCTCGTGCTGAAAAACGCAAACGTCTAGGGGATTATGAAATTATAGAAAGTGAAAACGGTTACTGGAGCGTGCGTCAAAAAAGTTCAGGTGAAGTTATGCATTCTGTCAGTAATCCTACAGAGGAAGCAAACGAACTTTATATCAAACAATCTAATCTTTCCGAAAGACTTACAAGTATTAGCCAGTCAAATGAGATTGAAACTAATATAGAAACGCTTGAGCCTTTGGTGATTTGGGATGTTGGACTTGGTGCGGCTACTAATGCTATGGCGGCGATTGTTTGTCATGATTCCGTTTCTAATCCAAAGCCAATGCAAATAATTAGTTTCGAATCGGACTTAGATCCTTTGAAATTAGCAATTAAAAATGCAGGTCGTTTCCCGCATTTATATCATAAAGCTCCTAGAAAATTATTAGAGCGAGGAATTTGGACTTCTGAAACGGGTTTAGTTTTTTGGAAATTGGTTTTTGGAGATTTTGTTTCCTCTTTCTATTCGGAAAAAATTCCAGATATAATATTTTATGACCCGTTTTCTTTTAAGACAGATTCGGCATTGTGGAAAGCAGATTTTTTTGAGAAATTATTTAATTATCTTAAAACTTCTGAAAAAATCGTTAGACTTTATACATATTCGGCATCAACTGCAGTTCGATCTGCATTGTTATACTCGGGTTTTTGGGTAGGTAAAGGATTAGGAATAGGACCAAAGATAGACACCACTATTGCCTATTCAAAAAAACCGGATACAGAATTTGAACAGAAAAATCTACTCTCAGCAGATTGGCTTTCCCGAAGGGTAAGGAGTTATGCTCGTTATCCGCAGGAATTGAGCGAGAACGGGAGATTGGAATGGGAACGGAAAATTTTAGACCATTTACAGTTTATGTGA
- the raiA gene encoding ribosome-associated translation inhibitor RaiA: protein MKIKYTWKHLDRSEATETYANDKLGRLTKYVHEINKAEMSFEKVHGSITATVNIHADKTDFNAHNTDKEIHACIDGIEDKLEKQFSHHHDKKSKH, encoded by the coding sequence ATGAAAATTAAATATACATGGAAACATTTGGATAGATCTGAAGCTACCGAAACTTATGCAAACGATAAATTAGGAAGATTAACAAAATATGTTCATGAAATTAATAAAGCAGAAATGAGTTTTGAAAAAGTTCATGGAAGCATTACTGCCACTGTAAATATTCATGCTGATAAGACAGATTTTAACGCACATAATACTGATAAAGAAATTCATGCTTGCATTGATGGAATTGAAGACAAACTTGAAAAACAATTTAGTCATCACCACGATAAAAAATCTAAACATTAA
- a CDS encoding SDR family NAD(P)-dependent oxidoreductase: protein MSFLRDRNVLITGAAGGLGKEMVKQLTKEGSNFILTDINEEILNTVSTSNPKSKIILSFASDLSTKEGINFVYNKIKSENLNVDFLINNAGVASIGPFITTPEEEWERQYAVNLLAPVRLTKLFLTDMLARESGHIVNIASVASYISSPGLSTYSSTKHGLRAFGEALCEELKSTRIRVTNLYPFFTKTPMINSPQFGLKNKKEIPDFLLSTPQEVISELIYGIKRDHLHVFPGMIAKTAEFMSRMVPQGMNVFFEYLK, encoded by the coding sequence ATGAGTTTTTTACGAGATCGAAATGTTCTAATTACCGGTGCCGCTGGTGGACTGGGAAAAGAAATGGTAAAACAACTTACCAAAGAAGGAAGTAATTTTATTCTCACTGACATCAATGAAGAAATATTAAATACTGTCAGCACCAGCAATCCAAAAAGCAAAATTATACTCTCCTTTGCAAGTGATCTTTCAACCAAAGAAGGAATAAATTTTGTATATAATAAAATTAAGTCAGAAAATCTAAATGTTGATTTTTTAATTAACAATGCCGGAGTTGCAAGCATTGGTCCTTTTATAACAACTCCAGAAGAAGAGTGGGAGAGGCAATACGCTGTTAATCTTCTTGCACCAGTCCGTTTAACAAAACTTTTTCTAACGGATATGCTTGCACGAGAATCAGGGCATATAGTTAATATAGCCTCAGTCGCATCGTATATTTCATCGCCCGGTCTTTCTACTTATTCCTCGACAAAACATGGACTCAGAGCATTCGGAGAAGCGTTATGCGAAGAGCTAAAGTCAACTCGTATTAGAGTTACAAATCTATATCCGTTTTTTACAAAGACTCCCATGATAAACTCTCCTCAGTTCGGCCTGAAAAACAAAAAAGAAATTCCAGATTTTTTACTTTCTACACCGCAAGAAGTGATTAGCGAATTAATTTATGGAATCAAACGAGATCATCTACATGTTTTTCCAGGAATGATTGCTAAAACGGCAGAATTTATGAGCAGAATGGTTCCGCAAGGAATGAATGTATTTTTCGAATATTTAAAGTGA
- a CDS encoding adenylate/guanylate cyclase domain-containing protein, with the protein MRVIINLFRIFVILFLVFCNSKGSFAESSSIAEAGEIDLRNWDFQSKGFIRLDGNWRFYWNEFKAPEELMLIVSSKNFQSIKVPGSWNDHLIGEKKVGGNGFATYGLVIQVSPSLIGKILTLKIPHMGTAYKFFVDNDLLAKNGVIGKTKEEMKPQYLSLTRSFIVKSEFIYFTVHVSNFHHRKGGMRFDSIFLGTESDLQSLQSMNTIYIFFLMGSLVIMIIYHLGLFFLRREDTAALVFGMFCFFIAARLFFVGDVWITTIFPKINWSWMYRFEYLSLYLSAPTFSLFTYSVFNKEYHKKVLYFLLPVYGILCFVVLFTQPSIFSLSLNFFQILAVINTIYIVYVIIRAVTNKKEGAIAALIGFVFFVLTIANDLLYNNEIYVTGYGNLLPFGVFLFIFSQSFILSQIFANAFKSVKILSNSLSLTNEAYSRFVPVEFLKYLNKKSIIDIQLGDQMQREMAVLFSDIRSFTDLSERLTPKENFNFLNSYLKRVSPVIQKNNGFIDKYIGDSIMALFPGRVEDAINAGIEMQKEIRVYNQHRLKSGYDPIKVGCGIHTGNLMLGIIGADQRMEGTVIADSVNVASRIEGLTKVYDVSILISDIILKKIETSAIYNYRFIDKVKVKGKTEHTIIYEIYDGQPDFMIEMKNQSKVFFEAGINYYYEKKFKEARIEFERVIEINPNDTASRIYLKRVTYYIENGIVEFLE; encoded by the coding sequence ATGAGAGTTATAATAAATTTATTCAGAATATTCGTAATATTATTTTTAGTGTTTTGCAATTCGAAAGGATCTTTTGCGGAATCTTCTTCGATTGCTGAAGCAGGCGAAATTGATTTAAGAAATTGGGATTTTCAATCAAAAGGTTTTATACGATTGGATGGAAATTGGCGATTTTATTGGAACGAGTTCAAGGCACCAGAGGAGTTAATGCTTATTGTCTCCAGTAAAAATTTCCAATCAATAAAAGTGCCCGGATCTTGGAATGACCATTTAATAGGAGAGAAAAAAGTCGGTGGGAACGGATTTGCTACTTACGGTTTGGTTATTCAAGTATCGCCATCTTTAATAGGAAAAATTTTAACTTTAAAAATTCCTCATATGGGAACAGCGTATAAATTCTTTGTGGATAATGATCTATTAGCCAAAAATGGAGTCATCGGAAAAACAAAAGAAGAAATGAAACCGCAATACCTAAGTTTGACTCGAAGTTTTATTGTTAAGAGTGAATTTATTTATTTTACAGTTCATGTTTCAAATTTTCATCATCGAAAAGGTGGAATGCGTTTTGATTCAATTTTTTTAGGGACTGAATCTGATTTACAATCTTTACAATCTATGAATACAATTTATATTTTCTTTTTGATGGGAAGTTTAGTCATTATGATAATTTATCATTTAGGATTATTTTTCCTTCGAAGAGAAGACACTGCGGCATTGGTATTTGGTATGTTTTGTTTTTTCATTGCTGCACGATTATTTTTTGTTGGAGACGTGTGGATTACGACGATTTTCCCAAAAATAAATTGGAGTTGGATGTATCGATTTGAATATTTGTCTTTATATTTATCTGCGCCTACTTTTTCATTATTTACGTATTCTGTCTTTAATAAAGAATACCACAAAAAAGTTTTATACTTTTTACTGCCTGTGTATGGAATTTTATGTTTTGTAGTTTTATTTACTCAGCCAAGTATTTTTTCTTTGAGTTTAAACTTTTTTCAAATTTTGGCGGTTATAAATACGATATATATTGTTTATGTAATAATCCGTGCCGTCACAAACAAAAAGGAAGGGGCAATCGCAGCGCTGATAGGCTTTGTTTTTTTTGTATTAACGATTGCGAATGATTTACTGTATAACAATGAAATTTATGTAACAGGTTATGGCAATTTACTCCCATTTGGGGTATTTCTATTTATATTTTCTCAATCGTTTATTTTATCACAAATTTTTGCAAATGCATTTAAATCAGTAAAGATTCTTTCAAATAGTTTAAGTCTTACAAATGAGGCTTATAGTCGTTTTGTGCCAGTGGAATTTCTAAAGTATTTAAATAAAAAAAGTATTATAGATATTCAATTAGGAGACCAGATGCAAAGGGAAATGGCTGTTTTATTTTCTGATATTCGGTCTTTTACTGATTTAAGTGAACGGTTGACGCCAAAGGAAAATTTTAATTTCTTAAATTCCTATTTAAAACGGGTAAGTCCTGTTATCCAAAAGAATAATGGATTTATAGATAAATATATTGGTGATTCGATTATGGCTTTATTTCCTGGAAGAGTTGAGGATGCAATAAATGCTGGTATTGAAATGCAAAAGGAAATTCGAGTATACAATCAACATAGATTGAAGTCGGGATATGATCCAATAAAAGTCGGATGCGGAATTCATACTGGAAACTTGATGTTAGGAATTATTGGGGCAGATCAAAGAATGGAAGGGACAGTGATTGCTGATTCGGTTAACGTTGCTTCGCGCATAGAAGGGCTAACGAAAGTGTATGACGTTTCAATTTTAATTAGTGATATAATACTCAAAAAAATCGAAACATCAGCGATATATAATTATCGTTTTATTGATAAGGTCAAAGTAAAAGGCAAAACGGAACATACGATTATATATGAAATTTATGATGGTCAGCCTGATTTTATGATAGAAATGAAAAATCAGAGTAAAGTTTTCTTTGAGGCCGGAATAAACTATTACTACGAAAAAAAATTTAAAGAGGCTCGTATTGAGTTTGAGCGGGTAATCGAAATTAATCCAAATGATACGGCTTCACGGATTTATTTAAAACGTGTTACGTATTATATCGAAAATGGCATTGTTGAATTTTTGGAATGA